One Centroberyx gerrardi isolate f3 chromosome 2, fCenGer3.hap1.cur.20231027, whole genome shotgun sequence DNA window includes the following coding sequences:
- the wdr45 gene encoding WD repeat domain phosphoinositide-interacting protein 4 produces the protein MAQQRGVNSLQFNQDQSCFCCAMETGVRIYNVEPLMEKGHLDHEQVGSVAQCSMLHRSNLLAVVGGGVNPKFSEISVLVWDDAREARDPKDKLVLEFTFTKPVLAVRMRHDKIIIVLKNRIYVYSFPDNPVKLFEFDTRDNPKGLCDLCPSLEKQLLVFPGHKCGSLQLVDLSNTKPGTSSAPFTINAHQSEIACVALNQPGSVAASASRKGTLIRLFDTTTRDKLVELRRGTDPATLYCINFSHDSSFLCASSDKGTVHIFALKDTKLNRRSALARVGKVGPVIGQYVDSQWSLASFTVPAECACICAFGKNTSKNVNSVIAICVDGTFHKYVFTPDGNCNREAFDVYLDICDDDDF, from the exons ATGGCTCAGCAGAGAGGAGTCAACAGTCTGCAGTTCAACCAGGACCAGA GTTGTTTCTGTTGTGCTATGGAGACTGGGGTCAGGATCTACAATGTGGAACCCCTGATGGAGAAGGGACACCTAG acCATGAGCAGGTGGGCAGTGTGGCCCAGTGCTCCATGCTGCATCGATCCAACCTGTTGGCTGTAGTTGGAGGAGGAGTCAATCCCAAGTTCTCAGAAATATCTG TGCTGGTCTGGGATGATGCTCGGGAGGCACGGGATCCCAAGGACAAGCTGGTGCTGGAGTTTACCTTTACCAAGCCTGTTCTAGCTGTCCGTATGAGGCACGACAA GatcatcattgttttaaaaaacaGGATCTACGTGTACAGTTTTCCAGACAACCCTGTCAAACTTTTTGAGTTTGACACCAGAGACAACCCCAAAG GACTGTGTGATTTGTGTCCTAGTCTGGAGAAACAGCTGCTTGTCTTTCCCGGTCATAAATGTGGCAGTCTGCAGCTGGTT GACTTGTCCAACACCAAGCCTGGCACATCATCTGCCCCGTTCACTATCAACGCCCACCAGAGTGAGATAGCCTGCGTGGCGCTGAACCAACCAGGCAGTGTGGCAGCATCGGCCTCCCGCAAAGGAACACTTATCCGCCTGTTTGACACAACAACTAGAGACAAGCTGGTGGAGCTACGCAGGGGAACTGACCCGGCCACTCtatactg CATCAACTTCAGCCATGACTCCTCATTCCTGTGCGCCTCCAGTGACAAGGGCACAGTACACATCTTTGCACTGAAAGACACCAAACTCAACCGACGCTCTGC aTTGGCTCGTGTTGGGAAGGTGGGCCCTGTGATTGGTCAGTACGTGGACAGCCAGTGGTCATTGGCCAGCTTCACTGTGCCAGCTGAGTGTGCCTGTATTTGTGCATTCGGGAAGAACACATCCAAGAATGTCAACTCTGTCATTG CCATCTGTGTGGATGGGACGTTCCATAAGTATGTGTTCACCCCTGATGGAAACTGCAACCGGGAAGCCTTTGACGTTTACTTGGATATATGCGATGATGATGACTTCTGA
- the LOC139911503 gene encoding myosin heavy chain, fast skeletal muscle-like — protein MSTDAEMAMYGKAAIYLRKPEKERIDAQCKPFDAKAACFVVDPKELYVKGTIVKKDGGKVTVKVLDSEETRTVSEDDVSSMNPPKFDKIEDMAMMTYLNEASVLYNLKERYAAWMIYTYSGLFCATVNPYKWLPVYDQEVVTAYRGKKRMEAPPHIFSVSDNAYQNMLTDRENQSVLITGESGAGKTVNTKRVIQYFATVAVAGGEKKKESTSGKMQGSLEDQIIAANPLLESYGNAKTVRNDNSSRFGKFIRIHFGTSGKLASADIETYLLEKSRVTFQLPDERGYHIFYQMMTNHIPELIEMTLITTNPYDFPMISQGQITVASIDDKEELVATDTAIDILGFNAEEKLSIYKLTGSVMHHGNMKFKQKQREEQAEPDSTEVADKIAYLLGLNSAEMLKCLCYPRVKVGNEFVTKGQTVPQVTNSVSALAKSIYERMFLWMVIRINQMLDTKQPRNFFIGVLDIAGFEIFDYNSMEQLCINFTNEKLQQFFNHHMFVLEQEEYKKEGIIWEFIDFGMDLAACIELIEKPMGIFSILEEECMFPKASDTTFKNKLYDQHMGKNNAFQKPKPAKGKAEAHFSLVHYAGTVDYNVTGWLDKNKDPLNDSVLQLYQKSSCKLLSLLYAAGPAAEAESGGSKKGGKKKGGSMQTVSSQFRENLGKLMTNLRSTHPHFVRCLIPNESKTPGLMENHLVIHQLRCNGVLEGIRICRKGFPSRIPYADFKQRYKVLNASVIPEGQFIDNKKASEKLLGSIDVDHEQYKFGHTKVFFKAGLLGVLEEMRDDRLASLVSMIQALCRGYIKRKEIVTMMERRESILTIQYNIRSFMNVKHWPWMKVYYKIKPLLKSAETEKELSNMKEDFEKCKANLAKAEARKKELEEKLVTVLQEKNELQLQIASESENLTDAEERCEGLIKSKIQLEAKLKEATERLEDEEEVNGELTAKKRKLEDECSELKKDIDDLELTLAKVEKEKHATENKVKNLTEEMATQDESISKLSKEKKALQEAHQQTLDDLQAEEDKCNSLTKAKTKLEQQVDDLEGSLEQEKKVRMDIERAKRKLEGDLKLAQESIMDLENDKQQSDDKLKKKDFETSQLLSKIEDEQSMGGQLQKKIKELQARTEELEEEIEAERAARAKVEKQRADLTRELEEISERLEEAGGATAAQIEMNKKREAEFQKLRRDLEESTLQHEATAAALRKKQSDSVAELGEQIDNLQRVKQKLEKEKSEYKMEIDDLSSNMEAVAKTKGNLEKMCRTLEDQLNELKVKNDENLRQINDMTAQRARLMTENGEYSRQLEEKESLVSQLTRGKQAFTQQVDELRRHIEEEVKAKNALAHSVQSSRHDCDLLREQFEEEQEAKAELQRGMSKANSEVAQWRTKYETDAIQRTEELEDAKKKLAQRLQEAEEQIEAVNAKCASLEKTKQRLQGEVEDLMIDLERANAMAANLDKKQRNFDKILAEWKQKYEESQAELEGAQKESRSLSTELFKMKNCYEEALDQLETIKRESKNLQQEISDLTEQIGESGKSLHELEKAKKSVEVEKAEIQTALEEAEGTLEHEESKILRAQLELNQVKSEVDRKLTERDEEMGQIKRNSQRIIESMQSTLDAEVRSRNDALRIKKKMEGDLNEMEVQLSHANRQAAEAQKQLRNVQGQLKDAQLHLDDTIRASEDMKEQAGMVERRNGLMTAEIEELRAALEQTERGRKVAEQELGDASERVGLLHSQNTSLLNTKKKLESDLVAIQGEMDDNVQEARNAEEKAKKAITDAAMMAEELKKEQDTNAHLERMKKNLEVTVKDLQHRLDEAESLAMKGGKKQLQKLEARVRELEGELEAEQKRGGDAIKGVRKYERRFKELTYQNEEDKKNMARLQDLVDKLQLKVKSYKRQAEEADEQANLYLTKCRKVQHDLEEAEERADIAESQVNKMRAKSRDSGKPKEAQ, from the exons ATGAGTACGGACGCGGAGATGGCTATGTATGGCAAGGCGGCCATATATCTCCGCAAGCCTGAGAAGGAGAGGATTGATGCTCAGTGCAAACCGTTTGATGCCAAGGCGGCTTGCTTTGTGGTCGATCCCAAGGAGCTGTATGTCAAGGGCACCATCGTGAAGAAGGACGGGGGGAAAGTTACTGTCAAAGTTCTTGATAGTGAGGAG ACCAGAACTGTCTCAGAGGATGATGTCTCCAGCATGAACCCCCCCAAGTTTGACAAGATTGAGGACATGGCCATGATGACCTACCTCAATGAAGCTTCTGTGCTTTATAACCTCAAAGAGCGTTATGCAGCATGGATGATCTAT ACCTACTCTGGCCTGTTCTGTGCCACGGTGAACCCTTACAAGTGGCTTCCTGTATACGACCAGGAGGTGGTTACAGCTTATCGAGGGAAGAAGCGCATGGAGGCTCCTCCCCACATCTTCTCTGTGTCTGATAATGCCTATCAGAACATGCTGACTG ATAGGGAGAACCAGTCTGTCTTGATTAC TGGAGAATCTGGTGCAGGAAAGACTGTCAACACCAAGCGTGTAATCCAGTACTTTGCAACAGTTGCAGTAGCTGGAggtgagaagaagaaagagtcaACTTCTGGCAAAATGCAG GGGTCTCTGGAGGATCAGATCATTGCTGCTAACCCTTTGCTTGAGTCTTATGGCAATGCGAAGACAGTGAGGAATGATAACTCCTCTCGCTTT GGTAAATTCATTAGGATTCACTTTGGCACCAGCGGCAAACTGGCCAGTGCTGATATTGAGACTT ATCTACTGGAAAAGTCCAGAGTGACTTTTCAACTTCCGGATGAGAGAGGCTACCACATCTTCTACCAGATGATGACCAACCACATACCTGAGCTGATTG aaATGACGCTCATCACAACCAACCCCTATGATTTCCCCATGATAAGCCAGGGACAGATCACTGTGGCCAGCATCGATGACAAGGAGGAGCTGGTCGCCACTGAC ACTGCCATTGACATCCTGGGCTTTAATGCAGAAGAGAAGCTCAGCATCTATAAGCTAACAGGATCTGTGATGCACCATGGCAACATGAAGTTCAAACAGAAGCAGCGTGAGGAGCAGGCAGAGCCTGATAGCACAGAAG TGGCTGACAAAATTGCTTATCTTCTTGGCCTGAACTCGGCTGAGATGCTGAAGTGTCTGTGCTACCCTCGAGTGAAGGTTGGAAATGAGTTTGTCACTAAGGGACAGACAGTTCCTCAG GTGACCAACTCAGTGAGTGCCCTTGCCAAGTCCATTTATGAGAGGATGTTCTTGTGGATGGTCATCCGTATCAACCAGATGTTGGACACTAAGCAGCCAAGAAACTTCTTCATTGGTGTGCTTGATATTGCCGGGTTTGAGATCTTTGAT tacaacagcatgGAGCAGCTGTGCATCAACTTTACAAACGAGAAACTGCAACAGTTTTTCAACCACCACATGTTTGTCCTGGAGCAAGAAGAATACAAGAAGGAGGGTATTATCTGGGAGTTCATTGACTTTGGCATGGATTTGGCTGCCTGTATTGAGCTTATTGAGAAG CCAATGGGCATCTTCTCCATCCTTGAAGAAGAGTGTATGTTTCCCAAGGCCTCAGACACTACCTTCAAGAACAAGCTTTATGACCAGCATATGGGCAAAAATAATGCCTTCCAGAAACCCAAGCCTGCCAAAGGCAAGGCTGAGGCCCACTTCTCTCTTGTGCACTATGCTGGCACTGTGGACTACAATGTCACAGGCTGGTTGGACAAGAACAAGGATCCCCTGAATGACTCTGTGTTGCAGCTCTACCAGAAGTCTTCATGTAAACTGTTGTCTCTTCTCTATGCTGCTGGCCCTGCTGCTGAAG CAGAGTCTGGTGGAAGCAAGAAGGGTGGCAAGAAGAAGGGAGGTTCCATGCAGACTGTGTCCTCTCAGTTCAGA GAGAACCTGGGCAAGCTGATGACCAACCTGAGGAGTACCCACCCTCACTTTGTGCGCTGTTTGATCCCCAATGAGTCCAAGACTCCAG GTCTGATGGAGAACCACCTGGTTATCCACCAGCTGAGGTGTAATGGCGTGCTGGAGGGTATCAGGATCTGTAGAAAGGGCTTCCCCAGCAGAATTCCTTATGCTGACTTCAAGCAAAG GTACAAAGTACTGAATGCTAGTGTCATCCCGGAGGGCCAGTTCATTGACAACAAGAAGGCTTCTGAGAAGCTACTTGGGTCAATTGATGTCGATCATGAGCAGTACAAATTTGGGCATACTAAG GTGTTTTTTAAGGCTGGTCTTCTGGGTGTGCtagaggagatgagagatgacAGACTGGCTTCCCTGGTGTCCATGATTCAGGCTCTGTGTCGTGGATACATCAAGAGGAAGGAGATTGTGACGATGATGGAAAGGAG AGAATCTATCTTAACCATCCAGTATAACATCCGGTCGTTTATGAATGTGAAACACTGGCCATGGATGAAGGTGTACTACAAGATCAAGCCCCTGCTAAAGAGTGCTGAGACTGAGAAGGAGCTGTCTAACATGAAGGAAGACTTTGAAAAATGCAAAGCAAACTTGGCCAAGGCAGAAGCCCGTAAGAAGGAACTAGAGGAGAAGTTGGTGACAGTGctgcaggaaaaaaatgaactcCAGCTCCAAATTGCATCT GAATCAGAAAATCTGACTGATGCTGAGGAGAGGTGTGAAGGATTGATTAAGAGCAAAATTCAGCTCGAGGCCAAACTCAAAGAGGCAACTGAGAGactggaggatgaggaagaagtCAATGGTGAGCTGACTGCTAAGAAGAGAAAACTGGAGGATGAATGCTCAGAGTTGAAGAAAGACATTGATGACTTGGAGCTCACCCTGGCTAAAGTGGAGAAGGAGAAACATGCCACAGAAAATAAG GTTAAAAACCTGACTGAAGAGATGGCAACTCAGGATGAGAGCATCTCTAAGCTGTCTAAGGAAAAGAAAGCCCTCCAAGAGGCGCATCAGCAGACTCTTGATGACCTGCAAGCAGAAGAGGACAAATGCAATTCTCTGACAAAGGCCAAGACCAAGCTGGAGCAGCAAGTAGATGAT CTGGAAGGCTCTCTGGAACAAGAGAAGAAGGTCCGCATGGATATTGAGAGAGCCAAGAGAAAGCTGGAAGGTGATCTGAAACTGGCCCAGGAGTCCATAATGGATCTGGAGAATGACAAACAGCAGTCTGACGACAAACTCAAGAA GAAAGACTTTGAGACCAGCCAGCTGCTCAGTAAGATAGAAGATGAGCAGTCTATGGGAGGTCAACTGCAGAAAAAGATCAAGGAACTCCAG GCCCGCACtgaagagctggaggaggagattgAGGCTGAACGCGCTGCTCGCGCCAAGGTTGAGAAGCAGAGAGCTGATCTCACCAGGGAACTTGAGGAGATCAGCGAAAGGCTGGAGGAGGCTGGTGGAGCAACAGCTGCACAGATTGAGATGAACAAGAAACGTGAGGCTGAGTTCCAGAAGCTGCGTCGTGATCTGGAGGAATCAACCTTACAGCATGAAGCTACAGCAGCAGCCCTGAGAAAGAAGCAGTCTGACAGTGTGGCAGAACTTGGCGAGCAGATTGACAACCTCCAGCGTGTCAAGCAAAAGCTTGAGAAGGAGAAAAGCGAGTACAAGATGGAGATTGATGACCTCTCTAGCAACATGGAGGCTGTGGCCAAGACCAAG GGCAACCTGGAGAAGATGTGCCGCACTTTGGAGGACCAGTTGAATGAGCTGAAGGTTAAGAATGATGAGAACCTTCGGCAGATCAATGACATGACCGCTCAAAGAGCCAGGCTCATGACTGAGAATG GTGAGTATAGTCGTCAGCTTGAAGAGAAGGAATCTTTGGTGTCTCAACTGACCAGAGGCAAGCAGGCCTTCACTCAGCAGGTTGATGAACTGAGGAGGCATATTGAGGAGGAGGTCAAG GCTAAGAATGCTCTGGCCCATAGTGTCCAGTCTTCCCGCCATGACTGTGACCTGCTGAGGGAACAGTttgaagaggagcaggaggccaaGGCTGAGCTGCAGCGGGGAATGTCCAAGGCCAACAGTGAGGTGGCCCAGTGGAGGACCAAATATGAGACTGATGCTATCCAGCGCACTGAGGAACTTGAAGATGCCAA GAAGAAATTGGCCCAGCGACTGCAGGAGGCTGAGGAACAGATTGAGGCAGTGAATGCTAAGTGTGCATCTCTAGAGAAGACAAAGCAGAGACTGCAGGGAGAG GTGGAGGACCTGATGATTGATTTGGAGAGAGCTAATGCCATGGCTGCCAACCTGGATAAAAAGCAAAGGAACTTTGATAAA ATCCTTGCTGAGTGGAAGCAGAAGTATGAGGAGAGTCAGGCTGAGCTGGAAGGAGCGCAGAAGGAATCTCGATCTCTCAGTACTGAGCTCTTCAAAATGAAGAACTGTTATGAAGAGGCCCTGGATCAGCTGGAGaccataaagagagagagcaagaaccTGCAAC AGGAGATCTCTGATCTGACTGAGCAAATCGGAGAGAGTGGCAAGAGCCTCCATGAGCTGGAGAAAGCGAAGAAATCTGTAGAGGTAGAAAAAGCAGAGATCCAGACTgccctggaggaggctgag GGAACACTGGAACATGAAGAATCCAAGATTCTGCGTGCCCAGCTGGAGCTGAACCAGGTTAAAAGTGAGGTTGACAGGAAGCTGACAGAGAGGGACGAGGAGATGGGGCAGATCAAGAGGAACAGTCAGAGAATCATTGAATCCATGCAGAGCACTCTGGATGCTGAAGTCAGGAGCAGGAATGATGCCCTGAGaatcaagaagaagatggagggagacctGAATGAGATGGAGGTTCAGCTGAGCCATGCCAACCGGCAAGCTGCTGAGGCCCAGAAGCAGCTGAGAAATGTCCAGGGACAGCTCAAG GATGCCCAGCTGCACCTTGATGATACTATCCGTGCATCAGAGGACATGAAGGAGCAGGCTGGCATGGTGGAGCGGAGGAATGGTCTGATGACTGCTGAGATTGAGGAGCTGAGGGCAGCGCTAGAGCAAACGGAGAGAGGCCGCAAAGTGGCTGAACAGGAACTAGGGGATGCCAGTGAGAGAGTGGGGCTGCTACATTCCCAA AACACAAGCCTTCTGAATACCAAGAAAAAGTTGGAGTCTGACCTGGTGGCGATACAAGGCGAAATGGATGACAACGTCCAGGAGGCCAGAAATGCTGAGGAGAAGGCCAAGAAGGCCATCACTGAC GCAGCCATGATGgctgaggagctgaagaaggaACAGGACACTAATGCTCAcctggagaggatgaagaagaacctAGAAGTCACAGTCAAGGACCTGCAACATCGTTTGGATGAAGCAGAGAGCCTGGCCATGAAGGGTGGCAAGAAACAGCTCCAGAAACTGGAAGCTAGG GTGCGTGAGCTGGAAGGTGAGCTAGaggcagagcagaagagagggggagatgcaATTAAAGGGGTCCGCAAGTACGAACGCAGATTCAAAGAGCTCACCTACCAG AATGAGGAGGATAAAAAGAACATGGCTAGACTTCAAGATCTTGTAGACAAGCTGCAGCTTAAGGTGAAGTCGTACAAGAGGCAGGCTGAGGAAGCG GACGAACAAGCCAATCTCTACTTGACTAAGTGTAGGAAGGTTCAGCACGActtggaggaggctgaggagcggGCTGACATCGCTGAATCCCAAGTCAACAAGATGAGAGCAAAGAGCCGTGACTCTGGAAAG CCCAAAGAAGCCCAGTGA